A stretch of the Prochlorococcus marinus str. MIT 0918 genome encodes the following:
- the folD gene encoding bifunctional methylenetetrahydrofolate dehydrogenase/methenyltetrahydrofolate cyclohydrolase FolD produces the protein MKNILDGKLLARELELRLIAEINRFVAQVGRPPGLGVIRVGDDPASKVYVSNKEKACRRVGLNSVVLHLGADSSPEAIIQTIESLNNDHKIDGILLQLPLPQGIDAAPLLQAISPDKDVDGLHALNLGRLIKGEKGPRSCTPAGIMALLRRNKVTLEGKNAVVIGRSILVGKPMALMLQAADATVTIAHSKTANLPVLTNQADILIVAAGKAHLIGDEHVRANSIVVDVGIHRINKESSMPGKLGYKLCGDVRSEEVAYKVKAITPVPGGVGPMTVSMLLVNTVNCWQFHCGLSSTLSDLLP, from the coding sequence ATGAAAAACATTCTTGATGGAAAGTTACTCGCAAGAGAGTTGGAATTGAGACTCATTGCAGAGATTAACCGATTTGTTGCTCAAGTTGGGAGACCTCCAGGGCTTGGGGTTATAAGGGTTGGGGATGACCCTGCGAGCAAAGTTTATGTATCTAATAAGGAAAAGGCATGTAGAAGAGTAGGCCTTAATAGTGTTGTTCTTCATCTTGGTGCAGATAGCTCTCCTGAAGCAATTATTCAAACAATAGAATCATTAAATAATGATCATAAGATAGATGGAATCCTCTTACAGTTACCTTTACCACAAGGAATTGATGCAGCACCCCTATTACAGGCTATTAGTCCTGATAAGGATGTTGATGGACTGCATGCTTTAAATTTAGGTCGATTAATTAAAGGGGAAAAAGGACCAAGATCTTGTACCCCTGCAGGAATAATGGCATTGCTTCGGCGTAATAAAGTTACTTTGGAAGGGAAGAATGCTGTAGTAATTGGTAGAAGCATTCTTGTAGGAAAGCCTATGGCTTTAATGCTTCAAGCTGCAGATGCAACAGTAACTATTGCCCATTCAAAAACAGCAAATCTGCCTGTATTAACTAATCAGGCAGATATTTTAATCGTTGCTGCTGGAAAAGCTCATTTAATTGGGGATGAGCATGTTCGAGCTAATTCTATAGTTGTTGATGTTGGCATTCATCGAATAAACAAAGAATCTTCTATGCCAGGAAAATTAGGATATAAACTTTGTGGGGATGTGAGATCAGAAGAAGTTGCTTATAAAGTAAAAGCTATTACTCCTGTCCCAGGTGGAGTAGGGCCTATGACTGTTTCAATGTTGTTAGTTAATACAGTGAATTGTTGGCAATTCCATTGCGGTTTGTCATCTACTCTTAGCGATTTGCTTCCATAA
- the zwf gene encoding glucose-6-phosphate dehydrogenase yields MPITNPLRVGLRQERVISPQCLIIFGASGDLTHRKLVPALFELFKQRRLPQEFAVIGCARRRWSDEEFRHKMEHSLTKEIQENPKEWKEFSSSLFYEPVNLENSQDILTLRERLNEIDKLKATHANRTFYLSVSPKFYSSGCKALASAGLLNDPKRSRIVIEKPFGRDFSSAQSLNKLVQTCALESQIFRIDHYLGKETVQNILVMRFANTIFEPIWNRNFISNVQITSGETVGVEDRAAYYETSGALRDMVQNHLTQMLAITAMEPPGHFDPEAIRNEKAKVLQAAHLADELEPWKCCVRGQYSKGGSKSNPLMGYREEPGVSPNSTTETYVAMKLFINNWRWQGVPFYIRTGKRLAKRTSEVVLTFREAPVHLFDAAGGSPTSNQLILRIQPNEGAEFKFEVKSPGSGMRSRPVEMEFSYDESFGEPSDEGYVRLLADAMLGDPTLFTRSDEVEAAWRLYTPLLEIIEDSPWQLPTYQYEARTWGPSEADALLAKDHLLWRRP; encoded by the coding sequence ATGCCTATTACAAATCCATTAAGAGTAGGTCTTAGACAAGAAAGAGTTATTTCCCCACAATGTTTGATTATATTTGGCGCCAGCGGAGACTTAACCCATAGAAAATTAGTGCCTGCGTTATTTGAGTTATTCAAACAACGAAGATTACCACAAGAATTTGCTGTCATCGGTTGTGCTCGCCGACGTTGGAGTGATGAAGAGTTTCGCCATAAAATGGAACATTCTTTGACGAAAGAAATCCAAGAAAATCCGAAAGAATGGAAAGAGTTTTCATCTTCACTTTTTTATGAACCAGTTAATCTTGAAAATAGTCAAGATATTTTGACTTTAAGAGAAAGACTAAATGAAATAGACAAACTAAAAGCAACTCATGCAAATAGAACTTTTTATCTTTCAGTTTCTCCAAAATTCTATTCAAGTGGATGCAAAGCATTGGCTTCAGCAGGATTATTAAATGATCCAAAGAGAAGCAGAATAGTTATAGAAAAACCCTTTGGCCGTGATTTCAGTAGCGCACAAAGCCTAAATAAATTGGTCCAAACTTGTGCTCTCGAAAGTCAAATATTCCGCATTGATCATTATCTTGGCAAAGAAACTGTACAAAATATTTTGGTAATGAGATTTGCAAATACAATATTTGAACCTATATGGAATAGAAATTTTATTTCGAATGTACAAATAACTTCGGGAGAGACTGTAGGAGTTGAAGATCGAGCTGCTTATTACGAAACCTCAGGTGCTTTAAGAGATATGGTGCAAAACCATTTAACCCAAATGCTTGCAATAACAGCTATGGAACCACCTGGTCATTTTGATCCAGAAGCAATAAGAAATGAAAAAGCCAAAGTACTTCAAGCAGCTCATTTGGCAGATGAATTAGAACCTTGGAAATGTTGTGTTCGGGGTCAATATTCCAAAGGAGGTTCTAAATCCAATCCCCTAATGGGCTATCGAGAGGAACCTGGTGTCAGCCCAAATAGCACTACAGAAACCTATGTAGCAATGAAACTCTTTATTAATAATTGGCGCTGGCAAGGTGTGCCTTTTTACATTCGAACTGGTAAACGATTGGCAAAAAGAACAAGCGAGGTAGTCCTTACGTTTCGTGAAGCTCCTGTACATTTATTTGACGCAGCAGGAGGAAGTCCAACCTCTAATCAACTAATTCTAAGAATCCAACCTAATGAAGGAGCTGAATTTAAATTTGAAGTTAAGTCTCCTGGATCAGGGATGAGAAGTAGACCTGTTGAGATGGAATTCTCATATGATGAATCGTTTGGCGAACCATCTGACGAAGGCTATGTAAGGCTTTTAGCAGACGCAATGCTAGGAGATCCCACATTATTTACTAGAAGCGATGAAGTAGAAGCAGCTTGGAGACTTTACACACCTCTCCTAGAAATAATAGAAGATAGCCCATGGCAACTTCCTACTTATCAATACGAAGCTAGGACTTGGGGCCCCTCAGAAGCTGATGCTTTATTAGCTAAGGATCATCTGCTTTGGCGAAGACCTTAA
- a CDS encoding SRPBCC family protein, translating into MVSSNKNEHSGDRLASHRRVIENRTIEQTMEVLPGGARRLAAQLRTPLGFDALWTVLTNYNQLSELIPNLRTSQVLSRVENEVYLKQVGSQEFLGLNFSAEVWIKLLEDKNNGSLTFNLVKGDFRRFDGSWKIAPLLSDLNSSLTYELTVQGCFGMPVSLIEKHLRKNLTTNLLAVEKAAAQIGL; encoded by the coding sequence TTGGTTTCTAGTAACAAAAACGAACATTCTGGAGACCGATTAGCTTCGCATCGAAGAGTTATCGAAAATAGAACTATTGAACAAACAATGGAGGTTCTTCCAGGCGGAGCAAGAAGACTAGCGGCACAATTGAGGACTCCCTTAGGATTTGATGCTCTTTGGACAGTATTAACTAATTACAATCAACTCAGTGAATTAATTCCAAATCTTCGAACTAGTCAAGTCCTTTCAAGAGTTGAAAATGAAGTTTATTTAAAACAAGTCGGTTCTCAGGAATTTTTAGGATTGAATTTTTCAGCTGAGGTTTGGATAAAGCTTTTAGAGGATAAGAACAATGGATCGCTAACATTCAATTTGGTTAAAGGAGATTTTAGAAGATTTGATGGGTCTTGGAAAATAGCACCTTTGTTAAGTGATCTAAATAGTTCTTTAACTTATGAACTTACTGTCCAAGGTTGTTTTGGTATGCCTGTAAGTCTTATTGAAAAGCATTTAAGAAAAAATTTGACAACAAATCTATTAGCAGTTGAGAAAGCTGCCGCTCAAATAGGCTTATGA
- a CDS encoding divergent PAP2 family protein, which yields MTLFQNSQFFSIAELLDNSVLCWALLSCGIAQFSKLFVELIFFQKWRPSVLLETGGMPSSHSALVTATASGIGLDLGFDHPAFALAATFAFVVMYDASGVRRSAGIIAARVNELPSELWPSQPESPLKESLGHTRIEVLIGSLLGPLIALPGIVLIGSPLHFIQSFGLLVG from the coding sequence ATGACTCTTTTTCAAAATAGTCAATTTTTTTCAATTGCAGAATTACTTGACAACTCTGTTTTGTGTTGGGCCTTACTTTCTTGTGGCATAGCGCAATTTTCCAAGTTGTTTGTTGAATTGATTTTTTTTCAGAAGTGGCGCCCTTCTGTCCTTTTGGAAACAGGTGGAATGCCTTCGAGCCACTCTGCTTTGGTTACAGCAACTGCTTCTGGAATTGGCCTTGACCTTGGATTTGACCATCCAGCATTTGCTTTAGCGGCAACTTTTGCATTTGTTGTTATGTATGACGCTAGCGGTGTTAGAAGATCTGCAGGAATAATTGCTGCTCGAGTTAATGAATTACCGTCAGAACTTTGGCCCTCACAACCAGAATCACCTTTGAAAGAAAGTCTTGGTCATACTAGGATTGAAGTTTTAATAGGGTCTTTACTTGGGCCCTTAATTGCTTTGCCAGGAATTGTTTTAATTGGATCTCCTTTACATTTTATACAAAGTTTTGGATTATTAGTAGGGTGA
- a CDS encoding FAD-binding oxidoreductase: MAYSEAQVLAGGLAHIPVLIGLVGFFQKFHRSINKKPGKAGLTDEKSVKQPPKPPEKPSAPAKAVKKPAHANVPVNTYKPKSPFEGTVTENYSLLKDGAIGRVNHITFDLSNGNPQLKYIEGQSIGIIPAGQDAKGKPHKIRLYSIASTRYGDNFQGNTVSLCVRQLQYEQDGKTIDGVCSTYLCDIKPGDKVKITGPVGKEMLLPDDEDANIIMLATGTGIAPMRAYLRKMFEPTEREKNNWYFKGKAWLFMGAPKTANLLYDDDFEHYKSQFPENLRYTKAISREQNNTKGGRMYIQDRVLEHADEIFSLIENPKTHIYLCGLKGMEPGIDEAMTAAALAKGLNWSELRPQLKKAGRWHVETY, from the coding sequence ATGGCTTATTCGGAAGCACAAGTTTTGGCCGGTGGCCTAGCGCATATTCCAGTTTTAATTGGATTAGTTGGTTTTTTTCAAAAATTCCACCGCAGTATTAACAAAAAGCCTGGTAAAGCTGGCCTAACAGATGAAAAGTCTGTTAAGCAGCCCCCCAAGCCTCCTGAAAAGCCTTCTGCGCCTGCCAAGGCAGTTAAAAAACCTGCGCACGCAAATGTCCCTGTAAATACTTATAAACCTAAATCTCCATTCGAAGGCACAGTTACAGAGAACTATAGTCTTTTAAAAGATGGTGCCATTGGAAGGGTTAATCATATAACTTTTGATCTTTCAAATGGAAATCCTCAACTTAAATATATCGAAGGACAAAGCATAGGAATTATTCCAGCTGGACAAGATGCTAAAGGTAAGCCTCACAAAATACGTCTATATTCAATTGCTAGTACAAGGTATGGTGATAATTTCCAGGGAAACACAGTATCATTATGTGTTAGACAACTTCAGTATGAACAGGATGGGAAAACTATTGATGGAGTTTGTTCAACGTATCTTTGTGACATAAAACCTGGCGACAAAGTCAAAATAACAGGACCTGTAGGGAAAGAAATGCTTCTTCCAGATGATGAAGATGCAAATATCATCATGCTTGCTACTGGAACTGGTATAGCTCCAATGAGAGCTTATTTAAGGAAGATGTTCGAGCCAACAGAAAGAGAAAAAAATAATTGGTATTTCAAAGGTAAAGCTTGGTTATTTATGGGTGCTCCAAAAACAGCAAATCTTTTATACGATGATGATTTTGAGCATTACAAATCTCAATTCCCTGAGAATCTTCGTTATACAAAAGCAATTAGTAGGGAGCAAAACAATACAAAAGGTGGTCGAATGTATATACAGGATCGAGTACTCGAACATGCTGATGAAATTTTCTCCTTAATTGAAAATCCAAAAACACATATATACCTCTGTGGACTTAAGGGAATGGAACCAGGTATAGACGAAGCAATGACAGCTGCAGCCTTAGCTAAAGGTTTGAATTGGTCAGAATTAAGGCCTCAGCTAAAAAAAGCAGGAAGATGGCATGTAGAGACGTACTAA
- the crtE gene encoding geranylgeranyl diphosphate synthase CrtE yields MAEAVISSFDFTAYLAKARNRVEVALDASLGPERPEQLREAMRYSLLAGGKRLRPILCLAACELTGEDSDMAMSAAVAIEMIHTMSLIHDDLPSMDNDDLRRGRPTNHKIYGDALAILAGDALLTRAFEMVSLRSPGVSSERLLKVVGELSLVAGAPGLVGGQVEDLECEGKEVDLDTLEFIHIHKTGALLRASVVCGALIGGASNSLLNALRVYANAIGLAFQIIDDILDVTSSSEVLGKTAGKDLIADKTTYPKLLGLDESRARAKELIENAKEALKPWEKNALPLIALADYIISRDR; encoded by the coding sequence ATGGCGGAAGCAGTCATTTCTTCTTTTGACTTCACCGCTTATCTAGCGAAAGCTAGGAATCGAGTGGAAGTAGCTTTAGATGCTTCTTTAGGGCCAGAAAGACCTGAGCAACTAAGAGAAGCTATGCGATATTCCCTTTTGGCTGGAGGTAAAAGGTTGAGACCTATCTTGTGCTTAGCAGCTTGTGAGTTGACAGGAGAAGATTCTGATATGGCAATGTCTGCAGCAGTGGCAATTGAAATGATTCATACCATGTCCTTGATACATGATGATTTGCCTTCAATGGATAATGATGATTTACGAAGGGGACGTCCTACTAATCACAAGATATATGGCGATGCTTTGGCAATTCTTGCAGGAGATGCTCTTTTGACAAGAGCATTTGAGATGGTTTCTCTTCGAAGTCCTGGAGTATCTTCAGAAAGATTATTGAAGGTTGTAGGAGAACTTTCATTAGTTGCTGGTGCACCAGGTTTGGTAGGTGGTCAAGTAGAAGATCTTGAGTGTGAAGGGAAAGAAGTTGATCTGGATACTCTTGAATTTATTCATATTCACAAAACGGGAGCTCTTCTTAGGGCTTCAGTGGTCTGCGGAGCCCTTATAGGTGGCGCAAGTAATTCCCTTCTTAATGCTTTAAGGGTTTATGCAAATGCTATAGGATTAGCATTTCAAATAATAGATGATATTCTAGATGTGACCTCAAGTAGTGAAGTTTTAGGCAAGACGGCTGGTAAGGATTTGATAGCAGATAAAACTACATACCCAAAGCTGCTTGGTTTAGATGAATCAAGAGCAAGGGCAAAAGAACTTATTGAAAATGCTAAAGAAGCTTTAAAACCTTGGGAAAAAAATGCTTTGCCCCTTATAGCTTTAGCTGACTATATAATTAGTAGAGATAGATGA
- a CDS encoding glucose-6-phosphate dehydrogenase assembly protein OpcA, with protein MSPQLTLQTPIQLPPEEIPNYLKKLWALDETDNKGANTFCLLVWQPAWLEQKLVRMGEIKGPIIGNQRSELIEAARKIILSANLPHSTPPLDKKVSTSLNALSLSYAEDDLRGQHIDAAISELQPRRLITLAPTLERKHDLETLIAAYCPLPEEGGGNSACGDVIVLRGDTNSLKEGLDIVEELIPQDLPSWLWWNSHLDEETHLLNNLALPTRRIIIDTALGEPTRCLEVLQQRIISGQAVNDLNWLRLRTWRETLAMVFDPPTRRDSLSKIINLDIDIEGKHLVQGLLLASWIADKLEWKLTNKVSKEGNTITTKFQRSDKEIVQLRLMTLPIGKPSIHPGQIIGIRLICKNIEEGKENSLCVILASESGECMRLEAGGMANMELLEEVVPIQQNPVEMDVARLLETSRGTTSPLLNNATPIATKMLNLINSI; from the coding sequence ATGTCGCCACAACTTACTCTTCAAACGCCCATACAACTTCCTCCAGAAGAAATACCAAATTACTTAAAAAAACTTTGGGCTCTTGATGAGACAGATAATAAAGGTGCTAATACATTCTGCCTTCTTGTTTGGCAACCAGCATGGCTTGAACAAAAGCTAGTAAGAATGGGAGAAATTAAGGGCCCAATAATAGGGAATCAAAGAAGTGAACTAATAGAAGCAGCAAGGAAAATAATTTTAAGTGCTAATTTGCCTCATTCAACTCCACCTTTAGATAAAAAAGTTTCTACATCATTAAATGCTTTATCTTTATCTTATGCAGAAGATGATTTAAGAGGACAACACATTGATGCAGCCATCAGTGAACTTCAACCAAGACGTCTAATAACACTAGCTCCTACTCTTGAAAGAAAACATGATTTAGAAACTCTTATTGCAGCTTATTGTCCTCTACCTGAAGAAGGAGGAGGTAATTCTGCCTGTGGAGATGTAATAGTTCTAAGAGGAGATACAAATTCACTTAAGGAAGGACTTGACATTGTTGAAGAATTGATTCCTCAAGACCTTCCTTCATGGCTTTGGTGGAATAGTCATCTTGATGAAGAGACTCATCTACTTAATAATTTAGCTTTACCAACTAGACGAATTATTATTGATACTGCACTTGGTGAACCTACAAGATGCTTAGAAGTTTTGCAGCAAAGAATAATAAGCGGTCAAGCTGTTAATGATCTTAATTGGCTAAGACTTAGAACATGGCGTGAAACTCTTGCTATGGTTTTTGATCCTCCTACACGCAGAGATTCTCTTTCAAAAATTATTAATTTGGATATTGATATCGAAGGAAAACATCTTGTTCAAGGATTACTTTTAGCATCATGGATAGCAGATAAACTTGAATGGAAATTAACCAACAAAGTTTCTAAAGAAGGCAATACTATAACCACAAAGTTTCAGCGATCAGATAAAGAGATCGTACAATTGAGATTAATGACATTGCCAATAGGTAAACCAAGTATTCATCCTGGTCAAATCATAGGAATAAGACTAATTTGTAAGAATATAGAAGAAGGGAAAGAAAATTCTTTATGCGTAATACTAGCCTCTGAATCAGGCGAATGCATGCGTCTTGAAGCAGGTGGCATGGCAAATATGGAACTATTAGAAGAAGTAGTTCCTATTCAACAAAACCCTGTGGAAATGGATGTAGCCCGCCTACTTGAGACCAGTAGAGGGACAACAAGTCCACTACTTAATAATGCAACTCCAATAGCTACAAAAATGCTTAATCTAATTAACTCAATCTAA
- a CDS encoding cobyrinate a,c-diamide synthase, whose translation MALVIGAPSSNSGKTLLSILLTAWAHKRKKSIQTFKIGPDYLDPQLLTLISKKPCRNLDKILCGTDWIKSNFNEFSSSSELTLIEGVMGLYDGIGSSSKGSTADISKILKLPILLIIDASGQGSSIAALLKGFRDFDNDLNIAGVILNNVNSTRHKNLLTEVLSSINIKVLGCIPKIDSLYIPNKSLGLIPAHEITDLEEKIDEWSFLSEKFLNITSIEKLLKSPKNSKGAIESISIDIKDEDFKKDLTIAIARDNAFHFRYPETKESLERLGFKIIDWEIIKDQSIPKEAKGLIIPGGFPEEFTEEISQSKRSLNSIKNFFGKHPIYAECGGMLILGKSLTDSNGKDFPMAGLLPFKAKKGSLSIGYRKAISMSENLISNKGDVFMGHEFHRWELEVINKKKNLLSNNHNPSFNKNELSKIWEVQGWGIDSFKEGWGNQLFHASWIHLHWASSPKILKRWSDILRS comes from the coding sequence ATGGCATTAGTAATAGGAGCTCCTTCAAGTAATAGTGGCAAAACACTTCTTAGTATTCTACTAACAGCTTGGGCTCATAAAAGAAAAAAAAGCATTCAAACATTCAAAATTGGCCCTGATTACCTTGACCCTCAATTACTAACTCTAATTTCTAAGAAACCGTGTAGAAATTTAGACAAAATCTTATGTGGTACAGATTGGATAAAGAGTAACTTCAATGAGTTCAGTAGTTCTTCTGAACTTACCCTAATTGAAGGGGTTATGGGTTTATATGATGGTATTGGTTCTTCTTCTAAAGGAAGTACAGCAGATATATCAAAGATATTAAAGCTTCCTATATTATTAATTATTGATGCTAGTGGACAAGGTTCTTCAATTGCTGCTCTTCTAAAAGGATTTAGGGATTTTGATAATGATTTAAATATTGCTGGCGTAATTTTAAACAATGTAAATAGTACACGTCACAAGAATTTGTTAACTGAAGTTCTTAGCAGTATTAATATTAAAGTTCTAGGTTGCATTCCAAAAATCGATAGTCTTTATATTCCAAATAAATCTCTTGGGTTAATACCAGCTCATGAAATAACAGATTTAGAAGAAAAGATTGATGAATGGTCTTTTTTGTCTGAGAAGTTTTTAAATATTACTTCAATAGAAAAGCTTCTTAAATCACCAAAGAATTCAAAAGGGGCAATAGAAAGTATAAGTATTGACATTAAAGATGAAGACTTTAAAAAAGATTTAACAATTGCTATCGCAAGAGACAATGCATTCCATTTCAGATATCCAGAAACTAAAGAATCCCTTGAAAGATTAGGATTTAAAATAATTGATTGGGAAATAATTAAGGACCAATCAATTCCAAAAGAAGCAAAAGGACTAATTATTCCAGGAGGATTTCCTGAAGAATTCACAGAAGAAATAAGTCAATCAAAAAGAAGTTTAAACTCTATTAAAAACTTCTTTGGCAAACACCCTATATATGCAGAATGTGGAGGAATGCTTATCTTAGGAAAATCATTAACTGATTCTAATGGTAAAGATTTCCCTATGGCTGGTTTATTACCTTTTAAAGCAAAAAAAGGATCACTAAGCATAGGTTATCGAAAAGCAATTTCTATGAGTGAAAATCTGATTTCTAACAAAGGAGACGTTTTTATGGGGCATGAATTTCACAGATGGGAATTAGAAGTTATTAATAAAAAAAAGAATCTATTAAGTAATAATCATAATCCTAGTTTTAATAAGAATGAGCTATCAAAAATCTGGGAAGTTCAAGGTTGGGGAATAGATTCTTTTAAGGAAGGATGGGGGAATCAATTATTTCATGCAAGCTGGATTCATCTTCATTGGGCAAGTTCGCCAAAAATACTTAAAAGATGGTCAGATATCTTAAGGAGTTAG
- a CDS encoding ATP-dependent DNA helicase, whose product MINKQKLTFDQNKALEKFNIWLDEKPSSNIFILSGYAGSGKTFLARKFLKIVESRKICWTVAAPTHKAVGVLRKALDKEQINPTWYPATIHRLLRLKLKRKGNLEVCEKTDKTLKALDQLGMVLIDEASMLESNLLEIVISCAKSFNTRLVFVGDPAQLPPIGESVSPVFSIIRATKSHLNEVVRHQGSVLKLANLIKEKDFPCSAPPCFSLGKPNSGVIGSLDQTTWLEQAKLALKESTAKNDPDSVRILCYTNRYLERLTPHARRALHGKLADEMPVLPGEVLISRRAVMSLASLKSNEKLEEPGILLGSNTEMIVEDVNNEKFYLPDNELGGDLGFDIPEINSLVAKVRVSNNIFLIRLMPEIGSNSRVVLDKLMNQLSNLAKKLSKKESRHIWKNFFYLRDSFAFVGPASVLTVHRSQGSTFEEVYIASDVFWAREDSLRKHLLYVAVSRASKAVWLAGDSSINPIDNIWNDKLIFSN is encoded by the coding sequence GTGATCAATAAACAAAAACTAACATTTGATCAGAATAAAGCACTTGAAAAATTTAATATTTGGCTTGATGAAAAACCATCTTCAAATATATTTATTTTGAGTGGATATGCGGGAAGTGGCAAGACTTTCTTGGCTAGAAAGTTCCTCAAGATTGTTGAGAGCAGGAAAATTTGTTGGACAGTTGCAGCTCCTACGCATAAAGCAGTAGGTGTTTTAAGAAAGGCCTTAGATAAAGAGCAAATAAACCCCACTTGGTATCCCGCTACTATTCATAGGCTTCTTCGGTTAAAGCTTAAGAGAAAAGGTAACTTAGAGGTTTGTGAAAAAACTGATAAAACTTTAAAGGCTTTAGATCAGTTGGGCATGGTTCTCATAGATGAAGCTTCTATGTTAGAAAGTAATCTTCTGGAAATAGTTATTTCATGTGCAAAGAGTTTTAATACTAGGTTGGTGTTTGTTGGCGACCCTGCGCAATTGCCACCAATAGGTGAATCAGTTAGTCCTGTCTTTTCAATAATAAGAGCAACTAAGAGTCATTTGAATGAGGTGGTAAGGCATCAAGGTTCAGTGCTGAAATTAGCTAATCTTATTAAAGAAAAAGATTTTCCTTGTAGTGCTCCTCCATGTTTCTCACTTGGGAAGCCTAATTCAGGAGTTATTGGTTCTCTAGATCAAACAACTTGGTTAGAACAAGCTAAATTAGCTTTAAAGGAATCTACTGCCAAAAATGATCCTGATTCTGTAAGGATACTTTGTTATACGAATAGATACCTTGAGAGGCTTACTCCTCATGCCCGTAGAGCATTGCACGGAAAATTGGCGGATGAAATGCCTGTTTTGCCTGGAGAAGTGTTGATTAGTAGAAGAGCTGTTATGAGTTTGGCTTCTTTAAAAAGTAATGAAAAACTGGAAGAACCAGGCATCTTATTGGGATCAAATACAGAGATGATTGTTGAAGACGTAAATAATGAAAAGTTTTATTTACCAGATAACGAATTAGGAGGAGACTTAGGATTTGATATTCCAGAAATTAATTCTCTTGTAGCAAAAGTTCGTGTATCCAATAATATTTTCTTGATAAGACTCATGCCTGAAATTGGATCAAATTCTAGAGTTGTCCTTGATAAATTAATGAACCAATTAAGTAATCTTGCTAAGAAACTATCTAAAAAAGAGTCTCGTCATATATGGAAAAATTTTTTTTATCTAAGAGATTCATTTGCATTTGTTGGACCAGCATCTGTACTAACAGTTCATAGAAGTCAAGGTAGTACTTTTGAAGAAGTTTATATTGCCTCAGATGTTTTTTGGGCAAGAGAAGATTCTCTAAGAAAACATTTGTTATATGTAGCTGTATCTAGAGCAAGTAAAGCAGTTTGGCTTGCAGGCGATTCATCAATAAATCCAATAGATAATATTTGGAATGATAAACTTATTTTTTCAAATTGA